CCCGCCGAGATAGTTGTTCTGGATGCAGAACTGCAGCAGGCCGGCGACGTTGCCGGTGCTCCCCGGCATCAGTGACGCACCACCGCCGCCCGTCAATGCACCACCGAGGCCGCCGAGATTGCCGAGCGCGCCGCCCGCGCTGCCGCCTGAATCGCCACCGCCGCCGACCTGCTTCAGGACATCGCCCAGCTGCGCATGCGCCACCGAAAACGGCGCGAGCAATCCGATCAGCGCGCCGGCAACGGTCGCGCGGTATAGACGTGCATTCATGTGAAGCCTCCCGGTTGTGACGGCATGCGTGCCGCGGATCGAATCCAAGAATACTCAATCAACCCGTGCATGACAGCCTTCGAAGGCGGCCTGAAACGTCAGGCATCGTGATATCGCCACAATTTGACAAAGCTTGACGGCGGGCCGTGTGCGGAGCGTCGGTTTGACGCAGGCTCGCGATCACTGCGCCGGGTCGCCGGCGCGCGTGAAGCGTCATAGAATCGTCGTCGCCGGCCGTTCGGACCCTCCGGCCCGATCACGAACCCGAACCTGAAGGATGCTCGCGTGTTGCTCGCCCATCGATTTCTGCTGATCGCAGGCGCATCGGCCGCGCTGCTTTGCGGCGCCGGCACCGCTCGCGCCGCGACGGCCGCGGCCGCCGCCGCATGCCCGTCGCCTTCGTTCGACCGCTATCCGGCACCCACCGCGAGCGCGCCACGCAAGCCGGCTGCGGCGCCCCGCCTGACCACCCGGGAAACCCGCCTCTACCGCACCGTGATTCGCGACGAATTCAGGCAACCGGCCAATTTTGCCGGCCACTACCGGGTTGCGATCTGGGGTTGCGGAACGGATTGCCGGAATTTCGCGATCGTCGACAAGTACACGGGCGCGACGTACACGATGCCCGGCGTGCAGGCCATCGCCGGCGTGATGGGCAACGACGAGGAGCGTGTCGATTTCCGACCCGGCAGCAGGCTGCTGATCGTCGCGGGCTGCTTCAACGACGATTGCGACGACAACAGCGCGAAGGCCGCCCGGTTCTTCTATGAATGGACCGGCAAGCAGTTGCGTCGGATCGGCACCTGTCCGCTGGCGATCGAGCCGCTCCAGTAGCCGACCGATGAGAGCGCCGGCCGCCGCTCGCCGCGACTTGCGCTATCGTTCCTCCGGTACACCTTGAACGGCGCACCCACCCGCGATGTCCATTCGCCTCAGTT
This region of Burkholderia contaminans genomic DNA includes:
- a CDS encoding DUF2501 domain-containing protein, encoding MNARLYRATVAGALIGLLAPFSVAHAQLGDVLKQVGGGGDSGGSAGGALGNLGGLGGALTGGGGASLMPGSTGNVAGLLQFCIQNNYLGGASGGASSVKDALMGKLGGSASSDSGYTSGASGILDAGNGSKLDLSGGGLKQQVTKQICDKVLTQAKSLL